CGATGGCCTGACTGGCAAAGGCTTCGTTGAGCTCGATTATGTCAAAATCCTTGATCGTCAGGCCGAGCTTTGCCATCACCTTCCTGGTCGCGGGGACCGGCCCTAGCCCCATGTAGGCCGTATCAACGCCGCCTGCGGCGTAGCCCTTGATGCGGGCCAGCGGTTTTAAGCCCAGTTCCTTCGCCTTGTCGGCAGACATTACAACGAGGGCCGCGGCGCCGTCATTGATCCCGGAGGCGTTCCCGGCGGTTACCGTGCCGCCGTCCTTCTTGAAGGCGGGGGCAAGCTTGGCCATTTTTTCGAGGGATGTCGCCATCGGCCGTTCATCGCGGTCGAAGATGACAGGCTCCCCCTTTTTCTGCGGAATCACGACCGGGACGATTTCGTCGGCCGTAGCGCCGCTGGCGATCGCCGCCATTGCCCGCTGGTGGCTCAGAAGCGCCAGTTCGTCCTGCTCCTGACGGCTGATGCCGTAGCGGGAGGCGATGTTTTCGGCGGTTATCCCCATGTGGTAGCCGTGGAAGATCTCAAAAAGTCCATCGTAAACGGTCAGATCAACCAACTGTCCGAAAGGCATGCTCATCCGGTATCCCCAGCGCGCGTCGGGGAGGGCAAAGGGGGCGTTGGACATGTTTTCCATGCCGCCGGCGACGATTATCTCCGCATCGCCCGCCTTGATTGCCTGTGCCGCGAGGGTGATTGACTTCATGCCGGAGGCGCACACCTTGTTGACGGTGATGGCGTTGGTCTCCTCGGGGAGCCCCGCGTAGATCGCCGCCTGGCGGCCCGGATTCTGCCCCTGGCCTCCCGTCAGGGCGTTCCCCATGATGCATTCGTCGAAATAAACCGGACGGGCATCTGCCGGATAATCGTAGAACTTCTTTTGCAATTCGGTCTGGGCGACATCCTTAAAAGTGTCCGGACGATAAGAATTTATCTCCGCATTCAGATCAGGCCGGAGACCGGCCCTTTTGATGGCCTCCTTGATGACCAGCGCTCCCAGATCGACTGCCTTGACCCCCTTGAGCGAGCCGCCGAAACTGCCTACGGCCGTCCTTGCCCCACTTACGATCACAATATCTTTCATCTTAAATTTCCTCCTGTGATACATCCGCTGTTGACATTTATGAGTGTCAGTCTTGCCTTCCGGCGTGCCGCACCCTCCTGTTTTAAGTACCGTTCACAGATCGCAACTTGCTCTATACGCGAATCAGCATCGCGTCTCCCTGGGCGGCGCCGGAGCAGATTCCGCAAACGCCGAGCCCGCCGCCCCTTCTGCGGAGTTCATAGGCGAGGGTCATCAGGATCCTTGCCCCGGTGGCCCCGATCGGGTGGCCGTAGGCGATGGCGCTGCCGTTGACGTTGACCTTGGCAAACATCTCCTCTTTTGACATCCCGAGGATCGGCTGGGCGCTGACGAGAACGACCGCCGCGAACGCCTCGTTGATCTCGATCAGCTTGAGCTGCTCCAGCGTAAGCTCATTTTGCTCCAACAGCTTTTTGATCGCGAGCCCCGGCACCGTCGCGATATCCTTGGGCGGCTGGGAAACCTCCGCGTAATCAAGGATCGTGCAGAGGGGCTTGAGCCCCAGTTCGGCCGCCTTCTCGGCGCTCATCAGCAGGCAGACATCGCCGCCGTCGTTTATCCCCGGGGCGTTCCCGGCGGTAACGCTGCCCGGTCCGCCGGTGACGGAGCTTTTATGATTGAAGACCGGGGGCAGCGCCGCGAGCCCCTCTATTGTCGTCTCTGGACGAGGGCTTTCGTCTTGGTCAAAAATGACGGTGTTTTTCCCGCTTTTTATCTCCACCGGGAAGATTTCGTCATCGAGCCGGCCGGCCTGCATCGCGGCCGCCGCGGCTTGCTGCGAATGGAGCGCCCATTCATCCTGCGCTTGGCGGCTGATCCCGAATTCATCGCCCACCTCGGAGCCATGGATGGCCATGTGGCGGTTGTAGAAGGCGCACCAGAGCCCGTCATTTACCGTCAGATCGATGGCGGGGCGGGAGGGGAGGCCCATTTTGACTCCCCAGCGCATGTCGGGGAGGGCGTAGGGGCCGTTGCTCATGCTCTCCTGACCGCCGGCGATGCAGATCTCGGCCCGGCCAAGCTGGATCATCTGGCAGGCGAGATCGATCGTCTTGATTCCGGAGGAGCAGACCTTGTTCACCGTGATGCTGGGGACCGCTTCCGGCAGGCCGGCGAGGATCGTCGCCTGGCGGCTGGGAACCTGTCCGCAGCCGGCGGGGACGACCTGTCCCATGAAGACGTAGTCAATCTCTTCCGGCTTTACCTTGCCGGCGGTGCGGCGGAGCACCTCCTTGATCGCCAGGGCGCCCAGTTCCGGAGCGGTGAAGCCCTTCAGCGCCCCGCCAAAACGGCCGTACGGCGTTCGGCACGCCTCGACGATTACCACCTCGCGCAGGCCGGGGGCCGCCTTTTTCTTACGTCCCATTGTCGAAAAATCGGGTTGGCGTTTTCCGTATTCGGCGATCGGGGCATGGGCGTATTTTTCTGAAAGCTGCTGTTCTATTTTCTGGGGGATCTTTTCCATGTATTCATCTTCTCCTTGTGTTGCTAGCCGTTCGCTGCTAAATCTAAAGGCGCAGCCCTCTGCTATATTGTTTTTATGCTCCCATATCCTTTTAACAAGGTCTGAAGTTACACCAGCATAAAGAGTGCCATTTCGTTTGCTTGCCAGTATATATACTGCCGGCTGTTTATTCACTGATGCCATCCTGGATTCCGGCTTTCGCCGGAATGACGCTGTGCTAAGTTAGCGTTCATTGCCGTTGTGGCAGATATTCAGGGCAATGGATCCGGATGGTCGATCTTTGCCACGAATTCTATCGCCCGTGGCGCCTTGTATGAGGAGAGGTAAGTGCGGCAATGCTTCAGCAGCTCCCGCTCCTCAAGCTGCGCGTCCGGTTTCTTAACGACGAGCGCCTTGACGGTTTCTCCCCGAAGCAGATCCTCCTTGCCGACGACGAGCGCTTCCTGAACGGCTGGGTGTAGATTCAGCACGTCTTCCACCTCGCGGGGATAGACGTTGAAGCCGCTGGTAATAATCATCCGCTTCTTGCGGCCGGTGATGAAAATGTAATCTTCCTCATCCATTCGGGCGAGATCGCCGGTAGAAAGCCAGCCGTCTTTGATAACCTGGGCGGTCGCCGCCTCGTCCTTGTAATAGCCCTGCATGATATTTTCACCCTTGAGGATCAGCTCGCCGACCTCTCCCCGGGGGAGTTCCTGCCCCGTTTCGTCAACGATCCGGGCGGCGACGCGCGGTATGGGAATTCCGATCGATCCGGGTTTCTGGGGCATGTCTAAGCGGCTGAAGGAGGAAACCGGCGAGGCCTCGGTCAGACCATAGCCCTCCATGATCCGGACGCCGAATTTCTTTTCGAAAAGCGGGATAAAATCCGCCGGCATCGCCGCGCCGCCGGTTATGCAGACCTTCAGCGAATTAAGCGAGTAGTTTCCATCTTTTTCGTGGAAAACCATCCCGAGGAAGAGTCGGGGAACGGCGGCGATGTAGGTGACCTTTTCCTTTTCAATCATGCTGAATATCCCGTCGAGGGTAAAGCGTTCCATCAGAGCGACCCCCGCCCCGATCCGGATTGGCGAAATCATGTTGGCGACGGCGCCGAAGGAGTGAAAGAGCGGGATCACGGCAAGCCCGATATCCGTTTCATCGCTGTTGACGACTGTGCGGAGCAGCTCCGACTGGGTGTAGAGGTTCTGATGGGTCAAAACGGCGCCGCGGGGTTTCCCGGTAAGCCCCGAGGTATAGATCATCGCCGCCGGATCGTCGCCTGTCAGCTCGGGAATTCCGATCGTGAAGGGGCCCTTTGCGATAATATCCCGAAAGCAGGATGGTTTCCCTGGGGCGCCGGTTGTAATGAGGTGGCGGCAAAGTGGCAATTCTGCCTGGATCTCCTCGAAACGCCGCGCCATCTCCCCCTCGGTAATCAGGCAGCGGGAGTCGCTGTTCCCCAGCAGATAGCGGAGCTCATAGGAGGTGGACTGCGTGTGCAGGGTGACGGCGACGCCGCCGATCTTCTGCACGCCGAAATAGGCGATCACGAACTCAGGGCAGTTCGAAAGCATGATCGCCACCTTATCTCCCTTGCCCAAACCCAGTGATCGCAAATGGCTGCCCAGGGCGCAGGCCGCTTTTTCCAGCTCCAGATAAGTCAGCCGAGCGTCGTTGCTGATTAACGCCGTCCGCTTGGCATATTGCGCCGCGCTTTTTTCCAACATCATTGCCAGATTATGCATTTCTCTCATGATATTTTTACCCTCTTGAAAAATAATATTTTCCGTAGCACAGAAGACAAAAATATTACAGCAAAATTCGCAGGGGAAAAGACTGTTTTTCCTTGCTTTGCCCATTCGTTTTTTCTATAGTGACTGCGCCTTGCTGGGGAATGTCACCTCAGAGCATGGACGTCTGCAATGTGTTTATCAGACAGGGAGGGACGCGCTTTGTCGCGTCCGTAAAGGTTGGCTTAAAGGCAAGCGGTCATATAGCAACGACAAAGGAGGGTAAAAGATGAAAAAAGCGATTGTTATGGTGGTGGTTGCTTTATTATGGAGCGCCTCGGCAGCGTTTGCCGCCGGTCTTCAGGTGGGGGAGAAGGCCGCGGACTTCAAACTGAAGGATCCGACCGGCAAGGAATACTCTCTGGAGCACCCGCAATTCAAAGGCAAGGTTCTGTACATCGCCTATGTGGATCCGGACGAGAAGGACACGAACAACCATGTGGAAGACGCGTTGAAAAAGGAGAAGGATGCGGGCGGGCTGGACAAGACCCGTTACGAGGGTTTTGGGATCGTCAATCTCAAGGCGAGCGCGATGCCCAATTTCCTGATCAAGGCGGCCATCAAGAGCAAACAGAAGAAGACCGGCGCCATCATCCTCCTCGATTACGACCAGGCGATTCTCAACGCGTGGGGAGTAAAGGATGACGCTTCCGACATTGTCATCCTGGATAAAGAGCGCATCTGCCGCTTCGTCAGCTCTGGCAAGCTTCCCCAAGACGAACTTGTCAAAATGATCAATATTATCAAGGAATATCAGGCGAAGTAGAACGCAAACGCTTTATCGGCGCCCGACGGCGGAGAGGCTTTTGCGTGCAAGCTTCTCCGCCGTTTTTTCTGTGGGTTTTTATTAATGTTGGGCATAACGAGATGCAGGAGAGGCGAAGGATAGCGGTTGTAATCCCCAAGTACGGAATGGTCGGCGGGGCGGAAGGGTTTGCCGCGGAGCTGACCGAGCGGGTTGCACGTCATCCGGAGTTCGAAGTCCATGTCTTCGCCAACCGCTGGGTTTCCTCATCTAAGCGGGTGACCTTCCACAAGGTGCCGGTCGTAAAATTTCCCAGATCACTCATTTCGCCGAGCTTTGCCTTTTTCGCCGGGCGCCGCATCGCCGCGGCGGGCCCCTTCGATATCGTCCACACCCATGACCGGATATTTGCGGCGGATGTCTATACGATGCACGGCATTCCCCACCACTGGTGGATCCGGGAGGTCAGAAAAAAAAGGCTGAGCCTGTTCGACCGATCGCTGGCCGGCGTCGAGGATCAGCTTGTCCTGCGCGGCGGGTGCAGTCGTTTTCTGGCGGTCTCCGGCCTGGTCCGAAAAATATTCCTTGAAGAGTATCAAATAGATCAGTCCTTAGTGACAATCGTTCATCCCGGTGTGGAGACAGCCCCGTATGAAAGCAGGGACAGGGGAGAATGTCGCCGGACGATACGGGAGCGTTACGGCATTGGCCGTGAAGAGACGCTGATTCTTTTCGTATCGATGAATTTTGCCGTCAAGGGGCTTGATTATTTGCTGCGCGGCTTGGGTCGCCTCCGGGGAAAAAATCCGGCGGCATCCTTCAAGCTGCTCGTGGTCGGGCATGGCGATGAGAAAAACTACCGGCGTCTTGCCACGGAGCAGGGCATTGCCGATTCCGTAATCTTCGCCGGCGCCGTGGAGCGAAAAGAGCTTCCCGAATACTACCTGGCGGGTGATTTCTATGCGATGCTCTCCCGCTTCGACACCTTCGGGATGGTTGTTCTGGAGGCGATGGCCGCCGGGTTGCCGGTTCTGATCAGCGGTCGGGTGGGCGCGAAGGATCTTGTGGAAGTGGGGGAAAATGGGTTTGTTATTGAAGAGCCCGCAAACAGCGACCTCGTTGCCGATAAAATAGAGATGCTGCTTTCCCGCGAGCTTCGCGAGTGCATGCGAATGGCGGCGCTTAAAACGGCGGCGGCGAACTCCTGGGATGTCGTTGTCAATAAAGTCGTTAATATATATCGGGAAATATTGAAAGATCAGCGCTTAGTCAACTCGAAGATGCCGCATCCGTAATGGCAGCCAAAATTATTGTTGATGGCGGCGGTGTCGAGTGCCGCATTGGCGATAAATTCCCCGCCGTCGCTTATATACGCGAACGAGTCGATGCGATAATATTGCTCAAAGAGCTTCAGTAGATAGGATAACGAAAAAACCCGGTGGGCGTTGAACTCAATCCGTTGCTCCCCGATAGGTACCGAAAAATAGAATTTCCCGTTTTTTTTCAGTATGCTGGCCATGTTTTTCCAGCCGGGGAGATGTCCCTCGTAATTAATCGGATCGCCATAACGGCCAAGGCCGAAGTGTTCCAAGGCGTGGAGGCAGGAAAGCGAGTCGCAGTAGTCGCTCAGAGAAAAATTTTTAGCGGAGAGATCGGCGCGGGTGAAGCGGATGGTGGGAATGGCGATATGGAGGTCGCGGACGTCCAGGACCTCTATCTCCCGGAACGATGCTACGTGGGCGACGAAGCCATCGACACGCGAGCCGACATCCACATGTTTTTCCGGCTTATTCTCAAAGATCTTCCGGGCGACGTATAAATCCTGGTAGAAGTAATGTTCGGCAAGGACGCCGCTTTGCTGATCCTTTTCCTGAAGGCAGGGGTAGATTTTCCCGAACGGAAAGGTTTCCCGGGACAAGGCCGCCTGCCGCCGGATTATGGCATATTCACTCAGAAAAGCAGGCATTTTTTTGATAAACGTGAAAAAAGGCATTCCCTTGACGATAACACTCAGGTGCATGAAAACTCCTTTACAAAATAAGTGGCCGTGTATTGTTCGAGGGTGATCATAAAGGGCGGTCAGGTTCCTGTCAACGAAAAACAGCGGGACAGTAAATTTCTGCTGCTAAAGATGAAAGAAAAAAACAAGCGGAACATTTTGTAAATTGAAGTGACAATACGTTCCATCGATAATTTCATCCAGTCCTCCATACTGTTTCGTGGGGATACAACTATATTTATTGTCACCAATAAGATCGTGAAAAAATGATTGGGTCGGTTCTGACGGCGGGGTACACTTTTTGTAGTAAAGCAGTTGACAATGCCGTGAGAAAACGGTTATTGCCAAAGCGGCTGTATTTGTTAATTGTCGGCAACTGTGTTTGCTTATGGCCAGGAGAATGCGGACAGGTCTCCTGTTTATTTGCTTGATTATTAAGAAAATATTCTGATCGACGCAAAAAAGGCGCGATCATTGTTTTTATGAGGTTGATAAGATATGGGAATAGCTTCTCCGTGGCACTGGTTATCCAGATGGAATGAATCGGCAAAAAAACGTGAGGAGGAAGTGCGGCATAAAGAGGAAATGAAAGCCTTTTACGGCACGTTTGCCGGGCCGGGAGAGCTCTGTTTCGACGTCGGCGCCAATCTGGGGAACAGAACCACCGTTCTGGCAGAAATTGGTTGCCGAGTCGTCAGTATCGAACCTCAGCCGCTCTGTTTGCAAAGACTGCGAAAACTTTTCGGCAAACAGGAAAACGTTGTTATTGTCGATGCGGCGGTAGGTGAAT
The genomic region above belongs to Syntrophales bacterium and contains:
- a CDS encoding acetyl-CoA C-acetyltransferase, with the protein product MQKKFYDYPADARPVYFDECIMGNALTGGQGQNPGRQAAIYAGLPEETNAITVNKVCASGMKSITLAAQAIKAGDAEIIVAGGMENMSNAPFALPDARWGYRMSMPFGQLVDLTVYDGLFEIFHGYHMGITAENIASRYGISRQEQDELALLSHQRAMAAIASGATADEIVPVVIPQKKGEPVIFDRDERPMATSLEKMAKLAPAFKKDGGTVTAGNASGINDGAAALVVMSADKAKELGLKPLARIKGYAAGGVDTAYMGLGPVPATRKVMAKLGLTIKDFDIIELNEAFASQAIACMRELKITTDNCNLNGSGISIGHPVGCTGARITYSLAMQLQKKNSNLGLATLCIGGGQGMAVVLERV
- a CDS encoding acetyl-CoA C-acyltransferase, producing MEKIPQKIEQQLSEKYAHAPIAEYGKRQPDFSTMGRKKKAAPGLREVVIVEACRTPYGRFGGALKGFTAPELGALAIKEVLRRTAGKVKPEEIDYVFMGQVVPAGCGQVPSRQATILAGLPEAVPSITVNKVCSSGIKTIDLACQMIQLGRAEICIAGGQESMSNGPYALPDMRWGVKMGLPSRPAIDLTVNDGLWCAFYNRHMAIHGSEVGDEFGISRQAQDEWALHSQQAAAAAMQAGRLDDEIFPVEIKSGKNTVIFDQDESPRPETTIEGLAALPPVFNHKSSVTGGPGSVTAGNAPGINDGGDVCLLMSAEKAAELGLKPLCTILDYAEVSQPPKDIATVPGLAIKKLLEQNELTLEQLKLIEINEAFAAVVLVSAQPILGMSKEEMFAKVNVNGSAIAYGHPIGATGARILMTLAYELRRRGGGLGVCGICSGAAQGDAMLIRV
- a CDS encoding long-chain fatty acid--CoA ligase; its protein translation is MREMHNLAMMLEKSAAQYAKRTALISNDARLTYLELEKAACALGSHLRSLGLGKGDKVAIMLSNCPEFVIAYFGVQKIGGVAVTLHTQSTSYELRYLLGNSDSRCLITEGEMARRFEEIQAELPLCRHLITTGAPGKPSCFRDIIAKGPFTIGIPELTGDDPAAMIYTSGLTGKPRGAVLTHQNLYTQSELLRTVVNSDETDIGLAVIPLFHSFGAVANMISPIRIGAGVALMERFTLDGIFSMIEKEKVTYIAAVPRLFLGMVFHEKDGNYSLNSLKVCITGGAAMPADFIPLFEKKFGVRIMEGYGLTEASPVSSFSRLDMPQKPGSIGIPIPRVAARIVDETGQELPRGEVGELILKGENIMQGYYKDEAATAQVIKDGWLSTGDLARMDEEDYIFITGRKKRMIITSGFNVYPREVEDVLNLHPAVQEALVVGKEDLLRGETVKALVVKKPDAQLEERELLKHCRTYLSSYKAPRAIEFVAKIDHPDPLP
- a CDS encoding YtfJ family protein, which encodes MKKAIVMVVVALLWSASAAFAAGLQVGEKAADFKLKDPTGKEYSLEHPQFKGKVLYIAYVDPDEKDTNNHVEDALKKEKDAGGLDKTRYEGFGIVNLKASAMPNFLIKAAIKSKQKKTGAIILLDYDQAILNAWGVKDDASDIVILDKERICRFVSSGKLPQDELVKMINIIKEYQAK
- a CDS encoding glycosyltransferase family 4 protein; amino-acid sequence: MQASPPFFLWVFINVGHNEMQERRRIAVVIPKYGMVGGAEGFAAELTERVARHPEFEVHVFANRWVSSSKRVTFHKVPVVKFPRSLISPSFAFFAGRRIAAAGPFDIVHTHDRIFAADVYTMHGIPHHWWIREVRKKRLSLFDRSLAGVEDQLVLRGGCSRFLAVSGLVRKIFLEEYQIDQSLVTIVHPGVETAPYESRDRGECRRTIRERYGIGREETLILFVSMNFAVKGLDYLLRGLGRLRGKNPAASFKLLVVGHGDEKNYRRLATEQGIADSVIFAGAVERKELPEYYLAGDFYAMLSRFDTFGMVVLEAMAAGLPVLISGRVGAKDLVEVGENGFVIEEPANSDLVADKIEMLLSRELRECMRMAALKTAAANSWDVVVNKVVNIYREILKDQRLVNSKMPHP
- a CDS encoding DUF268 domain-containing protein, which encodes MHLSVIVKGMPFFTFIKKMPAFLSEYAIIRRQAALSRETFPFGKIYPCLQEKDQQSGVLAEHYFYQDLYVARKIFENKPEKHVDVGSRVDGFVAHVASFREIEVLDVRDLHIAIPTIRFTRADLSAKNFSLSDYCDSLSCLHALEHFGLGRYGDPINYEGHLPGWKNMASILKKNGKFYFSVPIGEQRIEFNAHRVFSLSYLLKLFEQYYRIDSFAYISDGGEFIANAALDTAAINNNFGCHYGCGIFELTKR
- a CDS encoding FkbM family methyltransferase encodes the protein MGIASPWHWLSRWNESAKKREEEVRHKEEMKAFYGTFAGPGELCFDVGANLGNRTTVLAEIGCRVVSIEPQPLCLQRLRKLFGKQENVVIVDAAVGESEGTGELAVCEDEPTISTMSDKWRTKGRFAGNNQWGKKSRYE